A portion of the Segatella copri DSM 18205 genome contains these proteins:
- the hisG gene encoding ATP phosphoribosyltransferase — translation MLRIAVQSKGRLFDDTMNLLSEADIKVSASKRTLLVQSSNFPLEVLYLRDDDIPQSVASGVADIGIVGENEFVERGENAQIIDRLGFSKCRLSLAIPKKIDYPGLQWFNGKKIATSYPNILRKFMKKNNINADIHVITGSVEISPGIGLADGIFDIVSSGSTLVSNNLAEVEVVMKSEALLIGNWNMDEEKHEILNEMLFRFEAVRSAQDKKYVMMNAPKEKIQEITEVLPGIKSPTIIPLADEEWCSIHTVLDEKRFWEIIGKLKELGAQGILVTPIEKMIL, via the coding sequence ATGTTACGAATAGCAGTACAAAGTAAGGGTCGTCTTTTCGACGACACCATGAATCTTTTATCAGAGGCTGACATCAAAGTAAGCGCCTCTAAACGCACCCTCCTGGTGCAGTCAAGCAACTTTCCTCTCGAGGTTCTCTACCTTCGTGATGATGATATTCCTCAGAGCGTAGCCTCTGGTGTGGCAGATATCGGAATCGTGGGCGAGAACGAGTTTGTAGAGCGTGGAGAGAATGCGCAGATTATCGACCGTCTGGGTTTCAGCAAGTGCCGCCTGAGTCTCGCAATTCCTAAGAAGATTGATTATCCGGGATTGCAATGGTTCAACGGCAAGAAGATTGCTACTTCTTACCCTAACATCCTGCGCAAGTTTATGAAGAAGAACAATATCAATGCCGACATCCATGTCATTACGGGTTCTGTAGAAATCAGTCCGGGCATCGGTTTGGCTGACGGTATTTTCGATATTGTAAGTTCTGGTTCTACTCTGGTCAGCAACAATCTTGCTGAGGTTGAGGTGGTGATGAAGAGCGAGGCTCTGCTCATCGGAAACTGGAACATGGACGAGGAGAAGCATGAGATTCTGAACGAAATGCTGTTCCGCTTCGAGGCTGTACGTTCTGCACAGGACAAGAAGTACGTGATGATGAATGCTCCTAAGGAAAAGATTCAGGAGATTACAGAAGTATTGCCAGGCATCAAGAGTCCTACGATTATCCCATTGGCTGATGAGGAATGGTGCTCTATCCACACCGTGCTCGATGAGAAGCGTTTCTGGGAAATCATAGGCAAGTTGAAGGAACTCGGTGCACAGGGCATCCTGGTAACACCAATCGAAAAGATGATATTATAA
- the hisD gene encoding histidinol dehydrogenase, with translation MKVIKYPAKEEWSEIVKRPHLDVSQLNATVQGVLDDVKNHGDEAVKRYEEKFDHAHLDSLAVTEAEIEEAEKTVSQELKDALHLAHHNIAAFHHSQKFDGVKVETCPGVTCWQKSVAIEKVGLYIPGGTAPLFSTVLMLATPAKIAGCKEIVLCTPPNKEGKVNPAILMAAKIAGVSKIFKAGGVQAIGAMAYGTESVPKVYKIFGPGNQFVMAAKQQVSLHDVAIDMPAGPSEVCLIADETANPVFAAADLLSQAEHGFDSQVFFITTSEKVLDDVKNEVEAQLERLPRKEMAQTSLDNSKFILVKTEEEAIDLCNTYAPEHLIIATADYEQLAEKVVNAGSVFLGNYACESAGDYASGTNHTLPTHGYALAYNGVNLDSYNRKITFQHLTEEGIRNIGNAVVTMAENEQLEAHANAMRLRVNSLKQ, from the coding sequence ATGAAGGTAATAAAGTATCCTGCAAAGGAGGAATGGAGCGAGATTGTAAAACGCCCACACCTGGATGTTTCGCAGCTGAATGCGACCGTACAAGGTGTACTCGACGATGTGAAAAACCATGGCGACGAAGCCGTGAAGCGTTACGAGGAGAAGTTTGATCATGCCCATCTCGATTCTTTGGCTGTGACTGAAGCTGAAATCGAAGAGGCTGAGAAAACGGTTTCTCAAGAACTGAAAGACGCTTTGCACCTCGCCCATCATAACATTGCCGCATTCCATCATAGCCAGAAGTTTGATGGTGTAAAGGTTGAAACTTGCCCTGGTGTAACCTGCTGGCAGAAGAGTGTGGCTATAGAGAAGGTGGGATTGTATATCCCGGGAGGTACTGCTCCTCTCTTTAGCACCGTTCTGATGCTGGCTACTCCTGCCAAGATTGCGGGATGTAAAGAAATAGTACTGTGTACTCCTCCAAATAAAGAGGGCAAGGTGAACCCGGCTATCCTCATGGCGGCAAAGATTGCGGGCGTAAGCAAGATCTTTAAGGCGGGTGGCGTTCAGGCTATCGGAGCCATGGCTTACGGTACGGAGAGCGTGCCTAAGGTTTATAAGATTTTCGGTCCGGGCAACCAGTTTGTCATGGCTGCCAAGCAGCAGGTTTCCCTGCACGATGTGGCTATAGACATGCCTGCCGGTCCGTCTGAAGTTTGTCTTATTGCTGACGAAACAGCCAACCCTGTGTTTGCTGCTGCCGACCTGTTGTCGCAGGCTGAACATGGTTTCGATTCTCAGGTTTTCTTCATTACTACATCTGAAAAAGTGTTGGATGATGTAAAGAATGAAGTTGAAGCACAACTTGAACGTTTACCACGTAAGGAGATGGCACAGACCTCGTTAGACAACTCTAAGTTTATCCTCGTTAAGACCGAAGAGGAGGCAATCGACCTCTGCAATACTTATGCACCGGAGCATCTGATTATCGCCACAGCCGATTATGAGCAGCTGGCAGAAAAAGTTGTGAATGCAGGTAGTGTATTCCTCGGAAACTATGCGTGCGAAAGTGCAGGCGACTATGCAAGCGGTACGAATCATACCTTGCCAACCCATGGTTATGCTTTGGCTTACAACGGAGTGAACCTGGACAGTTATAATCGCAAAATCACCTTCCAGCATCTTACAGAAGAAGGTATTCGTAACATTGGAAATGCTGTAGTGACCATGGCGGAAAATGAGCAATTGGAAGCTCATGCCAATGCGATGAGACTGAGAGTGAACAGTTTGAAACAATAG
- the hisC gene encoding histidinol-phosphate transaminase gives MKELKDLCRENIWNLAPYSCARTEFAGRNARVFLDANENPYNDPYNRYPDPLQVELKKQISKIKGVAEEKIFLGNGSDEAIDLVYRVFCRPGKDNVVAIAPTYGMYEVCADINDVEYRSVLLDENYQISAEKLLAACDEQTKVIWICSPNNPTGNHINREAIVEVLQKFQGIVIIDEAYSDFSPERTFRSVLDRFPNMIVLNTMSKAWGCAALRLGMAFASKKIVDIFNKVKYPYNVNLLTQEHALEVMKNPLKVDEWVKNILQERSKVMAAFLDLPICEKVYPTDANFFLAKMTDANAIYNYLVAQGIIVRNRNKVQLCGNCLRITIGNKSENAELLGALRQY, from the coding sequence ATGAAAGAATTGAAAGATTTGTGCCGAGAGAACATCTGGAATCTGGCACCTTACAGTTGCGCCCGTACGGAGTTTGCAGGCAGAAATGCCCGCGTCTTCCTCGACGCCAACGAAAATCCATATAATGACCCTTACAATCGCTATCCTGATCCGCTGCAGGTTGAACTGAAGAAGCAGATCAGCAAGATTAAGGGTGTGGCTGAAGAGAAAATCTTCCTGGGCAACGGTTCCGACGAGGCCATCGATTTGGTTTACCGTGTATTCTGCCGCCCGGGCAAGGATAATGTAGTAGCGATTGCACCTACTTATGGAATGTATGAAGTTTGTGCAGACATCAACGATGTGGAGTATCGTTCTGTATTGCTTGATGAAAATTATCAGATTTCTGCAGAAAAACTGCTGGCAGCCTGCGATGAACAGACAAAGGTTATCTGGATCTGCAGTCCGAACAATCCTACGGGCAATCACATCAACCGCGAGGCAATCGTAGAGGTGTTGCAGAAATTCCAGGGTATTGTCATCATCGACGAAGCCTACAGCGATTTCTCTCCGGAGCGCACATTCCGCAGCGTGCTCGACAGATTTCCTAACATGATTGTGCTCAACACCATGAGTAAGGCGTGGGGCTGTGCAGCCCTCCGTTTGGGAATGGCTTTTGCGAGCAAGAAGATTGTTGACATATTCAATAAGGTGAAATATCCTTATAACGTCAATCTGCTTACTCAGGAGCATGCGCTGGAAGTGATGAAGAATCCGCTGAAGGTTGACGAATGGGTGAAGAACATCCTACAGGAGCGTTCTAAGGTAATGGCTGCATTCCTGGATCTGCCTATCTGCGAGAAGGTTTATCCTACTGATGCAAATTTCTTCCTGGCTAAAATGACCGACGCCAACGCCATCTATAATTATCTGGTGGCACAAGGCATTATCGTAAGAAACCGCAACAAGGTTCAGTTGTGCGGCAACTGTCTGAGAATTACTATCGGAAACAAGAGCGAGAATGCTGAATTACTCGGTGCTTTGAGACAATATTAG
- a CDS encoding YgiQ family radical SAM protein, translating to MDYKLTDFLPTTKKECELRGWDELDVILFSGDAYVDHPSFGPAILGRILEANGYRVAIVPQPDWHGDFRDFKKLGRPRLFFGVSPGAMDSMVNRYTANRRMRSEDAFSPDSRHDMRPDYPSIVYTQILKKLFPDVPVALGGIEASLRRISHYDYWKDELRKCILCDSGADLILYGMGERSIVELANAFAEGKTLSQIHEMPQVVFYCKESEIPGGFKDDDIILHSHEECLHNKKGQAENVRHLEEEANKMHAQRMIQEVDGKYVVVNPPFPLMTTAELDAAFDLPYTRLPHPKYKGKTIPAYEMIKFSVNLHRGCFGGCSFCTISAHQGKFVVCRSKESILKEVKKIIQMPDFKGYLSDLGGPSANMYGMHGKNQKACEVCKRPSCVNPQICPNLNTDHSKLLEIYHAVDALPGIKKSFIGSGVRYDLLLHKSKDEKVNQAAREYTRELITKHVSGRLKVAPEHTSPEVLKFMRKPSFDLFYEFKRIFDKINKEEGLNQQIIPYFISSHPGCHEEDMAELAVITKGLDFHLEQVQDFTPTPMTISTETWYTGYDPYTLEPVSSAKTQKEKLAQRMFFFWYKPEERRAIESELRRIGRADLIDKLYDRKSMGGSFKGKKTHYDDKAIGSTYDNPGVGKGAKGKRGTGRNASDRYAPKGFGNVGCYDEDKYLNEGRPLSGGAGFFKNKKKKSFNPNFDNDNHSRKNRYNSGDKNERGGRGNQGRNEGRGRRR from the coding sequence ATGGATTATAAGTTAACAGATTTCTTACCTACCACCAAGAAAGAATGCGAGTTGCGCGGATGGGACGAACTCGACGTCATCCTCTTTTCAGGAGATGCTTACGTTGACCACCCATCCTTCGGCCCTGCCATCCTCGGACGAATACTGGAAGCCAACGGCTATCGGGTAGCCATCGTTCCCCAGCCCGACTGGCACGGCGATTTCCGAGACTTCAAGAAACTCGGTCGCCCTCGCCTCTTCTTTGGTGTTTCTCCGGGTGCCATGGACTCGATGGTGAACCGCTACACGGCCAACCGCCGCATGCGTAGCGAGGACGCTTTCAGTCCTGACTCCCGCCACGACATGCGCCCCGACTATCCTTCTATCGTCTATACGCAGATACTGAAGAAACTCTTTCCCGACGTACCTGTAGCACTAGGCGGTATTGAGGCTTCGTTGCGCCGCATCAGCCACTACGACTATTGGAAAGACGAGCTCCGCAAGTGCATTCTCTGCGATTCGGGCGCCGACCTCATTCTCTACGGAATGGGCGAACGTTCTATCGTAGAACTGGCCAATGCCTTTGCAGAAGGCAAGACGCTTAGCCAAATCCACGAAATGCCGCAGGTGGTTTTCTACTGCAAGGAAAGTGAGATTCCGGGCGGTTTCAAGGACGATGACATCATCCTCCACAGCCACGAAGAATGTCTTCACAACAAGAAGGGACAGGCTGAGAACGTGCGCCATCTGGAGGAAGAAGCCAACAAGATGCATGCTCAGCGCATGATTCAGGAAGTTGACGGCAAATATGTAGTGGTGAATCCGCCTTTCCCGCTGATGACTACCGCGGAGCTGGATGCGGCTTTCGACCTGCCTTATACGCGTTTGCCTCATCCTAAATACAAGGGCAAGACCATTCCTGCCTACGAGATGATCAAGTTCTCCGTGAACCTTCATCGTGGCTGTTTCGGCGGCTGTTCTTTCTGCACCATTTCTGCCCATCAGGGTAAATTCGTGGTTTGCCGCAGCAAGGAGAGCATTCTGAAGGAGGTGAAGAAAATCATCCAAATGCCTGATTTCAAGGGCTATCTGAGCGATTTGGGCGGTCCTTCTGCCAACATGTACGGAATGCACGGCAAGAATCAGAAAGCCTGCGAAGTGTGCAAGCGCCCATCGTGTGTAAACCCTCAGATTTGTCCGAACCTCAATACCGACCACAGCAAGCTTCTGGAGATTTATCATGCTGTAGATGCTTTGCCGGGAATCAAGAAGAGTTTCATTGGTAGTGGTGTGCGTTACGACCTTCTGCTGCATAAGAGCAAGGACGAAAAGGTGAATCAGGCGGCTAGAGAATACACGCGCGAACTGATTACCAAGCACGTGAGCGGCCGACTGAAGGTGGCTCCCGAACATACGAGTCCGGAGGTCTTGAAGTTCATGCGCAAGCCATCGTTCGACCTCTTCTACGAGTTCAAGCGCATCTTCGACAAGATCAACAAGGAAGAAGGTCTGAACCAGCAGATCATTCCTTACTTCATCAGTTCGCATCCGGGCTGTCATGAAGAAGACATGGCCGAACTTGCCGTCATTACGAAGGGACTGGATTTCCATCTGGAGCAGGTGCAGGATTTCACCCCTACTCCTATGACCATTTCTACCGAGACCTGGTACACGGGGTACGATCCTTACACCCTGGAGCCGGTCTCCAGCGCCAAGACTCAGAAAGAGAAGCTTGCCCAGCGCATGTTCTTCTTCTGGTACAAGCCTGAAGAGCGCCGTGCCATCGAGAGTGAACTTCGCCGGATAGGCAGAGCCGACCTCATCGACAAACTCTACGACAGGAAGAGCATGGGTGGCAGTTTCAAGGGTAAGAAGACGCATTATGACGATAAGGCGATTGGTTCTACATACGATAATCCTGGTGTAGGAAAAGGTGCTAAGGGCAAGCGTGGAACTGGCAGAAATGCGTCTGACCGCTATGCACCAAAGGGTTTCGGAAATGTAGGTTGCTATGATGAAGATAAATATCTGAACGAAGGCCGCCCATTAAGCGGAGGTGCCGGCTTCTTCAAGAATAAGAAGAAAAAGAGCTTCAACCCTAATTTCGACAACGACAACCACAGTCGCAAGAACCGCTACAACAGCGGGGATAAGAACGAACGCGGCGGCCGTGGAAATCAAGGAAGAAATGAAGGTAGAGGCAGAAGAAGATAA
- a CDS encoding fibronectin type III domain-containing protein — MLLAAGASLQANGKSFFPIYDEANSGAWQGIDYDGDPWVFNVSRPYFVTAGLQNRHLSLWASHGRYYYADRDVWKWQRPNLFCTNEDLFTQTIVVPYLIPMLQNAGAIVFTPRERDWQRNEIVIDNDDAVKSVYYFEKEASKRWKKCDSLGFANRYRLKDGENPFRMGTVRQAKATKRKKTSQVSYQPRFKEAGKYAVYVSYQSLPKSVSDARYIVYHKGEATEFSVNQRMGGGTWVYLGTFDFDKGCNEFNRVVCTNKASHRGVVTTDAVRFGGGMGNIERGGYTSGLPRCLEGARYYAQWAGAPYKVYGGRKGENDYADDINTRSLMTNWLGGGSVYMPARKGKHVPIELSLALHSDAGYNKDGKTTFGALAICTTDYNDGILNSGISRFTSKDFARALRDNLVTDLTAQFGEFGKRYLWDRNYSETRLPEVPSAIIEMLSHQNFPDMRIAQDPLGKFYIARSIYKTILRFVNSNHGTRYVVQPLAPQNFSVTQNQGVALLSWTAQLDKTEPSARPTSYIIYKAEGQGGFDNGTIVNTTRCQMQLKPGKLYHFKVAAVNAGGESFTTETLSVLYNPAASKSVLIVNNFHRLASPQVVDDEEKQGFDLNQDPGVSYGLTAGWSGKQQVFDRSRMGNETSFGLGFSGNEMIGKFVAGNDFNYVQAHATSIAASGKYNISSCSSEVIASGRVQMKNYQAVDLINGLERHDGYTHAYFKSFTPALQNSIRQYASQGGRILISGSYTGSDMQTEEEQAFLSDILKLSYEPTGSTAITRDINPEDSTVTERDSIVYTSPNVKGLGLQFSYYNELNAQHYAATHPEILKPVGNYAFTAMQYDTGTSAAVAYKSTTYRSFVMGFPLECIIDERTRTSVLLGILKFLTD, encoded by the coding sequence TTGCTGTTAGCCGCTGGAGCTTCGCTTCAGGCTAACGGCAAATCGTTTTTTCCTATCTACGACGAGGCTAACAGCGGCGCATGGCAAGGCATAGATTATGATGGCGACCCATGGGTGTTTAATGTTTCCCGCCCTTATTTCGTTACGGCAGGACTACAGAACAGGCACCTTTCGCTATGGGCCTCGCACGGACGGTATTATTATGCCGACAGAGATGTATGGAAATGGCAACGCCCTAACCTGTTTTGCACAAACGAAGATCTCTTTACCCAAACCATCGTAGTGCCCTACCTCATCCCGATGCTCCAGAATGCGGGAGCCATCGTCTTCACACCCCGCGAAAGAGACTGGCAGAGGAACGAAATCGTCATCGATAATGATGATGCTGTCAAGTCGGTTTATTATTTCGAAAAGGAGGCGAGCAAGCGATGGAAAAAATGCGATTCGCTCGGTTTTGCCAACCGCTACCGACTGAAAGATGGGGAAAATCCGTTCCGCATGGGAACCGTGAGACAGGCGAAGGCTACCAAGCGGAAGAAAACCAGCCAGGTAAGCTACCAGCCCCGTTTTAAGGAAGCCGGCAAATACGCAGTCTACGTAAGCTACCAGTCGCTCCCCAAGAGCGTGAGCGATGCAAGATACATCGTTTATCACAAGGGCGAAGCTACAGAGTTTTCCGTTAACCAGCGCATGGGCGGAGGCACCTGGGTTTACCTGGGCACCTTCGATTTCGACAAGGGCTGCAACGAGTTCAACCGCGTGGTCTGCACCAACAAGGCTTCACACCGTGGAGTAGTAACTACAGATGCTGTCCGCTTTGGCGGCGGCATGGGAAACATAGAGCGTGGCGGTTACACCAGCGGATTGCCCCGTTGCCTGGAAGGAGCCAGATACTACGCCCAATGGGCTGGTGCTCCCTATAAGGTTTATGGAGGCAGAAAGGGAGAAAATGATTACGCCGACGACATCAACACCCGTTCGCTGATGACCAATTGGCTGGGCGGCGGTTCGGTTTACATGCCTGCCAGAAAGGGCAAGCACGTGCCTATAGAACTCTCGCTGGCACTTCATAGTGATGCGGGTTACAATAAGGACGGAAAAACTACCTTTGGAGCCCTTGCTATCTGCACCACAGATTATAACGACGGAATACTGAACAGCGGAATCTCCAGATTCACATCCAAGGATTTCGCCAGGGCTTTGCGCGATAATCTCGTTACGGATCTCACGGCTCAGTTCGGAGAATTCGGCAAACGCTACCTATGGGACAGAAACTATTCTGAAACCCGTCTGCCGGAAGTTCCGTCAGCTATTATCGAAATGCTTTCGCATCAGAATTTCCCTGACATGAGAATTGCTCAGGATCCGCTCGGAAAGTTCTATATCGCACGCTCCATCTACAAAACTATCCTGCGCTTCGTAAACAGCAATCATGGAACCCGATACGTGGTCCAGCCGCTGGCTCCGCAGAACTTCAGCGTTACGCAGAACCAAGGTGTTGCCCTACTCTCATGGACTGCCCAGCTGGACAAGACGGAACCATCTGCCCGCCCTACTTCTTACATTATTTATAAGGCTGAGGGACAAGGCGGTTTTGACAACGGAACCATCGTGAACACCACCCGCTGCCAGATGCAGCTGAAACCGGGCAAGCTTTACCATTTTAAGGTGGCTGCGGTTAATGCAGGAGGAGAAAGTTTCACCACCGAAACCCTCTCTGTGCTCTATAATCCTGCTGCCAGCAAGTCTGTGCTCATCGTAAACAATTTCCATCGCCTTGCCTCTCCGCAGGTCGTGGATGATGAGGAAAAGCAGGGATTCGACCTCAATCAGGATCCGGGCGTAAGCTACGGACTGACGGCGGGATGGAGCGGCAAGCAGCAGGTATTCGACAGAAGCAGAATGGGCAACGAAACCAGTTTCGGACTCGGTTTCAGCGGCAACGAAATGATTGGCAAGTTTGTGGCAGGCAACGACTTCAACTACGTTCAGGCGCATGCTACAAGTATTGCGGCTTCGGGCAAATATAATATTTCCAGCTGTTCGAGCGAAGTCATCGCCAGCGGCAGGGTTCAGATGAAGAACTATCAGGCAGTTGACCTCATCAACGGACTGGAGCGCCATGACGGCTATACTCACGCCTACTTCAAGTCGTTCACGCCTGCCCTGCAGAACAGCATCAGGCAATACGCCAGCCAAGGCGGCAGAATCCTGATAAGCGGTTCTTACACCGGAAGCGACATGCAGACTGAAGAGGAACAGGCGTTCCTGAGCGATATTCTGAAACTCAGCTATGAGCCTACAGGTTCTACGGCCATCACCAGGGACATCAATCCCGAAGATTCAACCGTAACAGAACGAGACAGTATTGTCTACACTTCGCCTAACGTCAAGGGTTTAGGTCTGCAGTTCAGCTATTATAACGAGCTGAATGCCCAGCATTATGCGGCAACCCATCCCGAGATATTGAAACCGGTTGGCAATTACGCCTTCACGGCGATGCAATACGATACGGGAACGAGTGCGGCAGTTGCCTACAAGAGCACTACTTACCGCAGCTTCGTCATGGGATTCCCGCTGGAATGCATCATCGACGAAAGAACCCGCACCAGCGTGTTGCTCGGCATTCTCAAATTTCTGACAGATTAA
- a CDS encoding 1-acyl-sn-glycerol-3-phosphate acyltransferase, translating into MVKGICQWILYKLLGYKKIITQELPEKYIICMAPHTSNWDLILGQLFAHAEGIKCNFLMKKEWFFWPLGPIFRKMGGIPVWRSKHTSMTDNLAAEADKRKAFGLCITPEGTRSLNPEWKKGFYFIALKAHLPIHLYGLDYEKKVIQCTRQIIPSGDVDKDMREIKLYFKDFKGKKPEKFTIGNID; encoded by the coding sequence ATGGTAAAAGGAATTTGTCAATGGATATTGTATAAGCTCTTGGGATATAAGAAAATCATCACCCAGGAGCTTCCTGAAAAGTATATTATCTGCATGGCTCCGCACACCAGCAACTGGGATCTGATACTGGGCCAGCTCTTTGCCCATGCTGAGGGAATCAAATGTAATTTCCTTATGAAAAAGGAATGGTTCTTCTGGCCGCTAGGTCCTATCTTCAGAAAGATGGGAGGTATTCCTGTGTGGAGAAGCAAACATACCAGCATGACGGATAATCTGGCTGCAGAAGCGGATAAGCGGAAGGCTTTCGGACTGTGCATTACGCCCGAAGGTACCCGCTCGCTCAACCCAGAATGGAAAAAGGGATTCTATTTCATAGCCCTCAAGGCGCATCTGCCTATCCATCTCTATGGGCTTGACTATGAGAAGAAGGTCATCCAATGCACCAGGCAGATTATCCCGTCAGGAGATGTTGACAAAGACATGCGTGAAATCAAGTTGTACTTCAAGGATTTCAAAGGAAAGAAACCGGAGAAGTTCACAATCGGAAATATTGATTAA
- a CDS encoding diphosphate--fructose-6-phosphate 1-phosphotransferase produces the protein MEKSALQIARAAYQPKLPKALQGPVKAVEGAATQSVGNQDEIKALFPNTYGMPVITFEAGEAKELPAFNVGVILSGGQAPGGHNVISGLFDGVKSLNPANKLYGFILGPGGLVDHKYMEITSEIMDEYRNTGGFDIIGSGRTKLEKEDQFEKGIEILRELGIKALVIIGGDDSNTNACVLAEYYAAKKYGVQVIGCPKTIDGDLKNEQIETSFGFDTACKTYSELIGNIERDCNSSRKYWHFIKLMGRSASHIALECALQTQPNICLISEEVEAKDMSLDDVVTYIATAVANRAAEGNNFGTVLIPEGLIEFIPAIKKLIAELNEVLTDPATGESREFANAEEQIAFVKGAIAKDNLAVLESLPADVARQLCLDRDPHGNVQVSLIETEKLLSRMVAEKLAAWKKEGKFVGKFSAQHHFFGYEGRCAAPSNYDADYCYSLGFNASRLIANGKTGYMSIIKNTTAPAAEWIAGGVPITMMMNIERRNGANKPVIRKALVELDGAPFKFFASKRDEWAKETAFVYPGPIQYWGPSEVCDQTTKTLLLEQAK, from the coding sequence ATGGAAAAAAGTGCATTGCAGATTGCAAGAGCTGCTTATCAGCCAAAATTGCCTAAGGCTCTCCAGGGCCCAGTAAAGGCAGTTGAAGGTGCAGCAACACAGTCAGTAGGTAATCAGGATGAAATCAAGGCGTTGTTCCCTAACACTTATGGAATGCCTGTTATTACATTCGAGGCAGGTGAGGCTAAGGAACTTCCTGCTTTCAACGTAGGTGTTATCCTCTCTGGTGGTCAGGCTCCTGGCGGTCACAACGTGATTTCTGGTCTCTTCGACGGTGTGAAGTCTCTCAACCCAGCTAACAAGCTCTATGGTTTCATCCTCGGTCCTGGTGGTCTCGTTGACCATAAGTACATGGAGATTACTTCTGAAATCATGGACGAATACCGCAATACTGGTGGTTTCGACATCATCGGTTCCGGACGTACCAAGCTTGAGAAGGAAGACCAGTTTGAGAAGGGTATTGAGATTCTTCGTGAACTCGGCATCAAGGCACTTGTCATCATCGGTGGTGACGACTCAAATACCAACGCTTGCGTTCTCGCAGAATACTATGCTGCCAAGAAGTATGGCGTACAGGTAATCGGTTGCCCTAAGACTATCGACGGCGACTTGAAGAACGAGCAGATTGAGACTTCTTTCGGTTTCGATACAGCCTGCAAGACATATTCTGAGCTCATCGGTAACATCGAGCGCGACTGTAACTCATCACGTAAGTACTGGCACTTCATCAAGCTGATGGGTCGTTCAGCATCTCACATCGCTCTTGAGTGCGCTCTCCAGACTCAGCCAAACATCTGCTTGATTTCTGAGGAGGTAGAGGCTAAGGATATGTCACTCGATGATGTTGTTACTTATATTGCAACTGCAGTAGCTAACCGTGCTGCTGAGGGCAACAACTTCGGTACTGTTCTCATCCCAGAGGGCCTGATCGAGTTCATCCCAGCTATCAAGAAGCTCATCGCAGAATTGAACGAGGTTCTTACAGACCCTGCAACAGGCGAGAGCCGTGAGTTTGCAAATGCTGAGGAGCAGATTGCATTCGTTAAGGGTGCCATCGCTAAGGACAACCTCGCAGTATTGGAGTCTTTGCCAGCTGACGTAGCTCGCCAGCTTTGCCTCGACCGCGACCCTCACGGAAACGTACAGGTTTCTCTTATCGAGACAGAGAAGTTGCTTTCTCGCATGGTAGCTGAGAAGTTGGCTGCATGGAAGAAGGAAGGCAAGTTTGTTGGTAAGTTCTCTGCACAGCACCACTTCTTCGGTTACGAGGGACGTTGCGCAGCTCCTTCTAACTACGATGCAGACTACTGCTACTCACTCGGTTTCAACGCTTCACGCCTCATCGCTAACGGCAAGACCGGTTACATGTCAATCATCAAGAACACAACAGCTCCTGCAGCAGAGTGGATTGCAGGTGGTGTGCCAATCACTATGATGATGAACATCGAGCGTCGAAATGGTGCTAACAAGCCAGTTATCCGCAAGGCTCTCGTTGAGCTGGATGGCGCTCCATTCAAGTTCTTCGCTTCTAAGCGCGATGAGTGGGCTAAGGAGACAGCTTTTGTATATCCAGGTCCTATCCAGTACTGGGGTCCTTCTGAGGTTTGCGACCAGACCACAAAGACTCTCCTGTTGGAGCAGGCTAAGTAA